One Carassius carassius chromosome 28, fCarCar2.1, whole genome shotgun sequence genomic window carries:
- the LOC132107834 gene encoding probable tRNA methyltransferase 9B, giving the protein MDEAASQLERDHVHSVYERIAPYFNDSRYKAWPKVKQFLLEQEPGSIVADVGCGNGKYLHINDDIFKLGCDVCRPLVDSAWGRGHEVQLCDGLRLPYRDGCFDAVLSIAVIHHMSTKERRVRAIKEMARTLRVGGRIMIYVWAMEQKRRKFEKQDIFIPWNPNPPLSPALRQRGNGAQSVSDDSASSDKHRKVRSISSMVDEGDLISPGQQKQQRLWFFSRSLDSVLDFTSLTVSRSSSSSLHTPVDEASESRSRRTSSRGLIRQMSSLFSSSSRTSLEEDVFISDPNEQVHKNDNRNSGNGNETVPVELVHDCSAVPLPDLVSYQRDQSTHEGNVEVDGKLSQQEPLQRQESTASLLESDGMSGHSSEQLKDSCLRYYHVFREGELTQLIQNHVDELHVLHTYLDHANWCVVAEKVQVWKV; this is encoded by the exons ATGGACGAGGCTGCCAGCCAGCTGGAGAGAGACCATGTTCACAGCGTGTACGAGAGGATCGCACCCTACTTCAACGACAGCCGCTACAAAGCTTGGCCCAAGGTCAAACAGTTTCTGCTAGAGCAGGAGCCCGGCAGCATCGTGGCGGATGTCG gaTGTGGCAATGGCAAATATCTGCACATCAATGATGATATCTTTAAGTTGGGCTGTGACGTGTGTCGGCCGTTGGTGGACTCTGCGTGGGGTCGAGGTCACGAGGTGCAGCTTTGCGATGGCCTGCGTTTACCCTACAGAGATGGCTGTTTTGATGCAGTGCTCTCCATTGCAG TCATCCACCACATGTCCACCAAAGAACGGCGTGTCCGAGCAATAAAAGAGATGGCACGCACCCTGCGTGTGGGAGGGCGGATCATGATTTATGTTTGGGCCATGGAGCAGAAGAGGCGCAAGTTTGAGAAACAGGACATCTTCATTCCCTGGAACCCCAATCCTCCTTTATCTCCCGCCCTCAGACAGCGAGGCAATGGAGCCCAAAGCGTCAGCGATGACTCCGCTTCCAGCGACAAGCACAGAAAAGTGAGGAGCATATCCTCCATGGTGGATGAAGGAGACTTGATCAGCCCCGGCCAGCAGAAACAACAGAGGCTTTGGTTCTTCTCCAGATCTTTGGATTCAGTGCTGGACTTCACCAGCCTGACTGTGTCCCGCTCCTCTTCCAGCTCTTTACATACCCCTGTCGACGAAGCATCGGAAAGCAGAAGCCGGCGAACTAGCAGTAGAGGTCTCATCAGGCAGATGTCCAGCCTCTTTTCATCCTCTTCCAGAACCAGTCTAGAAGAAGACGTCTTCATCTCAGACCCCAACGAACAGGTCCATAAAAATGACAACAGAAATTCTGGGAATGGAAATGAGACTGTTCCTGTGGAGCTCGTCCATGATTGTTCTGCAGTACCATTGCCTGACTTGGTGTCCTACCAGAGGGATCAGTCAACTCATGAAGGAAACGTGGAGGTAGATGGTAAACTGAGCCAACAAGAGCCCCTGCAGAGGCAGGAAAGCACAGCGTCTCTTCTGGAAAGTGATGGGATGAGTGGACATAGCAGCGAACAGCTGAAGGACTCTTGTCTGAGATACTACCACGTATTCAGGGAAGGAGAACTGACACAGTTGATCCAAAACCATGTTGATGAGCTCCATGTTCTGCACACTTACTTGGATCACGCCAATTGGTGCGTAGTGGCTGAGAAGGTTCAAGTCTGGAAGGTTTaa